The Chaetodon auriga isolate fChaAug3 chromosome 3, fChaAug3.hap1, whole genome shotgun sequence genome has a window encoding:
- the LOC143315073 gene encoding LOW QUALITY PROTEIN: uncharacterized protein LOC143315073 (The sequence of the model RefSeq protein was modified relative to this genomic sequence to represent the inferred CDS: deleted 2 bases in 1 codon) — protein sequence MFLTETWLGQDNTAAVLNESAPPNFSFRSEVRMHKRGGGVAILFNDSIQFSRVSYGEFESFEYVAIQSKSPCRLVFITIYKPPKYNTKFSDEFANLLSVVCIDFDCVVLVGDFNIHVDNLKDGCAKELLNILDHFGLSQHVTHSTHNKGHILDLVISKGLNITEVVVTDVALSDHYCVSFKMATPAILNKTGTEVIKKRYINDNTCAVFTQSFTPSPTLPSALTDDLVNSFSSKVMTIIDCIAPVKTKVLSGRKKTPWRNTTLVKVQKRVCRQGERRWRKTKLQVHYEIYKNSLHTYNHELNMARQAFFSEIINRNCNNARTLFSVVDRLTNPTASVPPELLSNKSCNEFAAFFTDKISRIRQTVCSSSSGNMISPSVPSCSPVNLAHFNLLDHTRLTETVSQLKSTTCCLDTLPTNFFKNVFNCIAPDVLQIINNSLQSGHFPQALKTAVIKPLLKKTNLDASAISNYRPISNLPFLGKIIERVVFQQMHGFVMQNNLFNAFQSGFRPHHSTETVLYSKINDIHLNNDASKTSVLVLLDLSAAFDTVDHDILLDRLEKWVGLTGTVLHWFKSYLQDRDYFVSIGEHVSERKKMMCGVPQGSILGPLLFNIYMLPLAQIMEHHNVSYHTYADDTQLYISVSSHDYSPLLSLSECIHQINEWMCQNFRQLNADKREVIVFGPKNERSKISAHLNSMSLTKTDKARNLGVIIDSDLNFNNHLKLITKSAYYHLKNITRIKGCLSKEDMEKLVHAFIFGRLDYCNGVFTGLNKKSIRPLQLIQNAAARVLTNTRKMDHITPVLRSLHWLSVSQRIDFKILLLVYKALNGLGLKYILDLLTPYEVSRPLRSSGTGLLCVPRMRTKQSEAAFSYYAPHLWNTLPAHLRSAPTVSSFKSGLKTLLFATAFT from the exons atgtttttaactgaaacttggttaggacaagataacaccgcagcagttctcaatgagtcagcccctccgaatttcagtttcagaagtgaagtaagaatgcataagagaggaggtggagtcgccattttgtttaatgatagcattcaattcagtagagtctcttatggtgaatttgaatcttttgaatatgttgccattcaatctaaGTCTCCCTGTCGATTAGTCTTCataaccatctacaagcctccaaaatacaatacaaagttttccgatgagtttgccaatctactgtctgttgtttgtattgattttgactgtgttgtgttagtgggtgacttcaacattcatgttgataatctcaaagatggatgtgctaaagaacttttaaacatcctggatcattttggcctatctcagcacgtaacacattcaacacataacaaagggcatatcttagatttggttatttccaaagggcttaatatcactgaggttgtggtgacggatgttgctctttccgatcattactgtgtgtcatttaaaatggccacacctgctattcttaacaaaactggaacagaggtaatcaaaaagcgttatattaatgataacacctgtgcagtcttcactcagtcttttacaccatcaccaacactgccctcagctttaactgatgaccttgtaaatagtttcagttccaaagttatgactATTATTGACTGCATCGCtccagttaagacaaaagttttatcaggaaggaaaaagacaccttggagaaacaccacactggtcaaagtccagaaaagagtctgcagacagggagagcgcaggtggcgaaaaaccaaactccaggttcattatgagatttacaaaaacagtctccacacctataaccatgaactaaatatggcaaggcaagcattcttctcagagattatcaacagaaactgtaataatgcccgcactttgttttctgttgtggatagactgacaaacccgacagcatcagtccctcctgagctgctatccaacaagtcatgcaatgaatttgcagccttttttacagataaaatttcaaggataagacaaacagtgtgcagctccagctcaggcaacatgataagtccatctgtgccttcttgttctccagttaatctagcacattttaaccttctagatcatacaaggctgacagaaactgtatcacagttaaaatccacaacatgctgccttgatactctgccaacaaacttttttaaaaatgtctttaattgcatagctccagatgtgttgcagataataaataattctcttcagtctggtcactttccccaggccttaaaaactgcagtaataaaacctctcctaaaaaagactaatctggatgcttcagcgataagtaactataggccaatatcaaatcttccctttttaggaaaaattattgaaagggttgtttttcaacaaatgcatggtTTCgtgatgcagaacaatctttttaatgcatttcagtctggatttcgtccacaccacagcactgagactgtactgtACTCAAAgatt aatgacatacatctgaataatgatgcttccaaaacctcagtcttagtattattagatctcagtgctgcctttgatacagttgatcatgacatacttcttgacagactggaaaagtgggtgggacttactggcactgtactacactggttcaaatcttatttgCAAGacagagactactttgtgtcaattggtgagcatgtgtctgaacgaaaaaagatgatgtgtggggtgccacaagggtccattctcggaccacttcttttcaacatctacatgttgcccctagctcagattatggagcatcataatgtttcttatcatacttacgcagatgatacacaactttatatttctgtgtcatcacatgattacagtcccttactttcactgagtgagtgtattcatcaaatcaatgagtggatgtgccagaattttcgtcagcttaatgcagataagagagaagtgattgtatttggccccaaaaatgaaaggtcaaagatcagtgctcaccttaattccatgtcactgacaaaaacagataaagccagaaatcttggtgtaattattgattctgacctgaattttaacaaccatttaaagctcattaccaaatcagcctactaccacctgaaaaatataaccagaattaagggatgtctgtccaaagaagacatggaaaaactggttcatgcatttattttcggtaggttggactattgcaatggagtctttactggcctaaacaaaaaatcaattaggccactacagctgattcaaaatgctgctgcacgagtccttacaaacaccagaaaaatggaccatatcacaccagtcctcagatcactacattggctttctgtgagtcaaagaatagacttcaaaatcttactgttggtctacaaagcattgAATGGTCTAGgactgaaatatattttagatttattaactccatatgaagtatccagacctctcaggtcatcagggacaggtctattgtgtgttcccagaatgagaaccaaacaaagtgaagcagctttcagttattatgctcctcacctgtggaacactctccctgcacacctgaggtctgcaccaactgtcagctcatttaaatcagggttgaaaacattattatttgctacagcttttacttaa